The Desulfobacteraceae bacterium genome has a window encoding:
- the ettA gene encoding energy-dependent translational throttle protein EttA — MRQQPDKIICSMMQVSKYYDKKPVIQDISLSYFYGAKIGVLGLNGSGKSSLLRIMAGVDTEFNGKLTFSPGLSVGLLAQEPSLDEGKTVRQTVEEAVQETVDLLAEFNRINEQFGEPMSDDQMDALIQRQGEVQEQLDARDAWDLDARLDMAMDALRCPEGQTAVKVLSGGEKRRVALCRLLLQKPDILLLDEPTNHLDAESVAWLEHHLQQYEGTVIAVTHDRYFLDNVAGWILELDRGHGIPWKGNYSSWLDQKQERLRQEEKAESHRQKTLQRELEWIRMSPKARQSKSKARISAYEKLLSQESAAHARDLEIYIPPGPRLGELVVEAEGVSKAYGDRLLFEDMSFRLPPGGIVGVIGPNGAGKSTLFEMIIGREAPDAGTIRVGETVRLAYVDQNRDSLDPQKTIWEVVSGGRDVIELGAVSVKSRAYVARFNFTGSDQQKKVGMLSGGERNRVHLACMLKDGGNVLLLDEPTNDLDVNTMRALEEALENFAGCAVVISHDRWFLDRIATHILAFEGDSRVVWFEGNYSDYEADRRRRLGAEADRPHRIKYRQLTRD, encoded by the coding sequence ATGCGTCAGCAACCCGACAAGATCATCTGCTCCATGATGCAGGTGAGCAAATACTACGACAAAAAACCTGTGATCCAGGACATCTCGCTGTCCTATTTCTACGGCGCCAAGATTGGTGTGCTGGGCCTCAACGGCTCGGGCAAAAGTTCGCTTTTGCGCATCATGGCCGGGGTTGACACTGAATTCAACGGCAAGCTGACCTTCAGCCCGGGGCTCAGCGTGGGTCTGCTGGCCCAGGAGCCCAGCCTGGACGAGGGTAAAACGGTTCGCCAAACCGTGGAGGAGGCGGTACAGGAGACCGTCGATCTGCTCGCGGAGTTCAACCGTATCAATGAGCAGTTTGGCGAGCCGATGTCAGACGACCAGATGGACGCGCTGATCCAGCGCCAGGGGGAGGTCCAGGAGCAGCTCGACGCCCGCGACGCCTGGGACCTGGACGCCCGGCTGGACATGGCCATGGACGCCCTGCGCTGCCCCGAGGGCCAAACGGCGGTCAAGGTGCTCTCCGGCGGTGAAAAGCGCCGGGTGGCCCTCTGCCGGCTGCTGCTTCAGAAACCGGACATCCTGCTGTTGGATGAGCCCACCAACCACCTGGACGCCGAGTCCGTGGCCTGGCTGGAGCACCACCTGCAGCAGTACGAGGGCACCGTCATCGCCGTCACCCACGATCGCTACTTCCTGGACAACGTGGCCGGCTGGATCCTGGAGCTGGACCGCGGCCACGGCATCCCCTGGAAGGGTAATTACTCCTCGTGGCTGGATCAGAAGCAGGAGCGTCTGCGGCAGGAGGAAAAGGCCGAAAGCCACCGCCAAAAAACCCTGCAGCGCGAGCTGGAGTGGATCCGGATGAGTCCCAAGGCGCGCCAAAGCAAATCCAAGGCGCGCATCAGCGCCTATGAAAAACTGCTCTCGCAGGAAAGCGCCGCCCATGCCCGGGACCTGGAAATCTACATTCCGCCCGGGCCGCGCCTGGGCGAGCTGGTGGTCGAGGCCGAAGGTGTTTCCAAGGCCTACGGCGACCGGCTGCTGTTTGAAGACATGTCCTTCCGGCTGCCGCCGGGCGGGATCGTCGGCGTGATTGGCCCCAACGGCGCCGGCAAATCCACGCTCTTTGAGATGATCATCGGCCGCGAGGCACCGGATGCCGGCACCATTCGCGTCGGCGAGACCGTCCGGCTGGCCTACGTGGACCAGAACCGGGACAGCCTCGATCCCCAGAAAACCATCTGGGAGGTGGTTTCGGGCGGCCGCGACGTCATCGAGCTGGGTGCGGTCTCGGTCAAATCCAGGGCGTACGTGGCGCGCTTCAACTTTACGGGCAGCGACCAGCAGAAAAAAGTCGGCATGCTCTCCGGCGGCGAGCGCAACCGGGTGCACCTGGCCTGCATGCTCAAGGACGGCGGCAACGTCCTGCTGCTGGACGAGCCCACCAACGACCTGGACGTCAACACCATGCGGGCGCTGGAGGAGGCCCTGGAAAACTTCGCCGGCTGCGCCGTGGTGATCAGCCACGACCGCTGGTTTTTGGACCGCATCGCCACCCACATCCTGGCCTTTGAGGGCGACAGCCGGGTGGTGTGGTTCGAGGGCAACTACTCAGACTACGAGGCGGACCGCCGGCGCCGGCTGGGGGCCGAGGCCGACCGCCCCCACCGGATCAAGTACCGTCAGCTGACCCGCGACTGA